One Bacteroidota bacterium genomic window carries:
- a CDS encoding RecX family transcriptional regulator — protein MEVRKQINSDEALEKLKYLCSKAEKCLLDIKTRLDEWDLSGEFDNISQILTSEKYIDEARYTQAFVNDKIRQGKWGKHKIRYLLKRKGIAPKSIETCLVSFPAKEYKTLVIRELQKKNNTIKETNPYKRYQKLSAFAAQRGYETEFLREILDNTPE, from the coding sequence ATGGAGGTAAGAAAACAAATAAACAGCGACGAAGCGCTCGAAAAGCTGAAATACTTATGCAGCAAAGCCGAAAAGTGCCTTTTAGACATTAAGACCCGCCTCGACGAATGGGATTTATCTGGAGAGTTCGACAATATCAGCCAAATACTAACGAGTGAAAAATACATTGATGAGGCGCGCTACACCCAAGCCTTTGTGAACGATAAAATCCGGCAAGGGAAATGGGGAAAACACAAAATAAGGTACTTGCTTAAACGAAAAGGGATTGCCCCAAAATCCATCGAAACATGCCTGGTAAGTTTTCCTGCGAAGGAATACAAAACACTTGTCATACGCGAGTTGCAAAAGAAAAACAACACCATAAAGGAGACGAATCCCTACAAACGCTATCAAAAACTAAGTGCCTTTGCTGCACAGAGAGGGTACGAAACCGAATTTCTGAGAGAAATTTTAGACAATACACCGGAGTAA
- the prmC gene encoding peptide chain release factor N(5)-glutamine methyltransferase gives MSEEKNIFYPQTLQQLQLLFRERLKGIYDRQETDSIFSLAAEFAIGLSPIQLHTQSEVKLGSEPIGIMKNILERLALNEPIQYVLGRADFYGLNFEVNGLVLIPRQETELLVDSIIRDNKLHQPRILDIGTGSGCIAISLKKHIMGAQVTAIDISPGALETARRNAIRHQMEIDFRLDDILHPHIHFPLFDLIVSNPPYIRMAEQQLMQANVLDFEPHSALFVPDADALLFYKAIASYASNHLKPSGVLWVEINESLADETIDVFRKDGFTQHLLIQDLNQKNRIIKSWR, from the coding sequence ATGTCAGAGGAAAAGAATATCTTTTACCCCCAAACCCTTCAGCAGCTTCAACTATTATTTCGCGAAAGGCTGAAAGGAATTTACGATCGACAGGAGACAGACAGCATATTCTCCCTGGCGGCTGAATTTGCAATTGGATTAAGCCCCATTCAGCTTCATACTCAGTCCGAAGTAAAACTCGGTTCTGAGCCAATTGGCATAATGAAGAACATTCTGGAGCGACTGGCACTTAATGAGCCTATCCAATACGTACTGGGACGAGCTGATTTTTACGGCTTAAATTTCGAGGTGAATGGCCTTGTGCTCATTCCACGTCAGGAAACTGAATTACTCGTTGATTCCATTATCAGGGACAACAAGCTGCATCAACCTCGCATTTTGGATATCGGAACCGGAAGCGGCTGCATTGCCATTTCACTGAAAAAACACATAATGGGAGCCCAGGTAACTGCCATCGACATCTCTCCCGGCGCGCTTGAAACCGCAAGGCGCAATGCCATTCGGCATCAGATGGAAATAGACTTCAGATTAGACGATATTCTTCATCCTCACATTCATTTTCCCCTTTTCGATCTGATTGTGAGCAATCCGCCGTATATTCGTATGGCAGAACAGCAACTGATGCAAGCCAATGTGCTGGATTTTGAGCCTCACTCTGCCTTGTTTGTTCCCGATGCCGACGCCTTATTGTTTTATAAAGCAATTGCCTCTTATGCCAGCAATCACCTAAAACCCTCTGGTGTTTTGTGGGTTGAAATCAATGAATCGCTAGCCGATGAAACGATTGATGTCTTTAGAAAGGATGGCTTTACTCAACATCTGTTGATTCAGGACCTAAATCAGAAAAACCGCATCATCAAATCATGGAGGTAA
- the ribD gene encoding bifunctional diaminohydroxyphosphoribosylaminopyrimidine deaminase/5-amino-6-(5-phosphoribosylamino)uracil reductase RibD codes for MQQIYEKYIRRCIDLALNGKGNTRTNPMVGCVIVYDDRIIGEGYHEYFGGPHAEVNAIRAVKDPSLLTRCTLYVSLEPCSHTGKTPPCSDLIIEKKIPRVVIGSGDPNSLVAGRGIQKLRNAGIEVIEGVLHEECKAINHEFFTFHSKKRPYIILKWAQSADGFMDVIRPAGSPVGPYWISNSLSQRMVHKWRTEVDAILVGTNTVIADNPSLTARLWPGQSPLRVVPDRFGRLDTSYKVFSAETPTLVFTEEQKPDTASVHYEQINFGEHALEQMLQYLWGIEVQSLLVEGGSKLLKSFIDQNLWDEARVFTGSRAFHDGLPAPVLQQECIEDIQILNDQLTIFKPIATQAI; via the coding sequence ATGCAGCAAATCTATGAAAAATACATACGCCGGTGCATCGATCTGGCATTAAATGGCAAAGGAAATACCCGCACCAACCCCATGGTAGGTTGTGTAATCGTATACGACGACAGGATTATTGGCGAGGGCTATCATGAGTATTTTGGGGGTCCCCATGCAGAGGTAAACGCCATACGTGCTGTGAAAGACCCGTCGCTGCTGACTAGATGCACCTTGTATGTTAGCCTGGAACCTTGTTCGCATACCGGTAAAACACCTCCCTGCTCCGACCTTATAATCGAAAAAAAAATACCCCGTGTGGTCATAGGTTCCGGCGATCCGAATTCGCTGGTGGCCGGAAGAGGCATTCAGAAACTCCGAAATGCAGGCATCGAAGTGATAGAAGGTGTGCTCCACGAAGAATGTAAGGCTATCAACCACGAGTTTTTTACTTTTCACAGTAAAAAAAGACCCTACATTATACTGAAGTGGGCCCAATCGGCCGATGGCTTTATGGACGTGATTCGGCCAGCCGGCTCTCCGGTGGGCCCTTACTGGATTTCGAACAGCCTATCGCAGCGTATGGTGCACAAATGGCGCACTGAAGTGGATGCTATCTTAGTTGGCACCAATACGGTAATCGCCGATAACCCCTCACTTACGGCCCGTTTGTGGCCAGGCCAATCGCCCCTGCGGGTTGTTCCTGACCGTTTTGGTCGGCTCGACACTTCTTACAAGGTTTTCTCTGCTGAAACCCCTACCCTTGTGTTTACAGAAGAGCAAAAGCCCGATACAGCTTCGGTGCATTACGAGCAAATCAATTTTGGGGAACATGCTCTGGAACAAATGCTCCAGTACCTCTGGGGCATTGAAGTTCAATCGCTACTGGTTGAAGGGGGCAGTAAACTTCTGAAGTCGTTTATCGACCAAAACCTTTGGGACGAAGCCAGGGTATTCACTGGTTCCAGGGCTTTTCATGATGGCTTACCTGCTCCGGTACTACAGCAAGAATGCATAGAAGATATACAAATACTCAACGATCAGTTGACAATTTTCAAACCCATCGCTACTCAGGCAATTTAA
- a CDS encoding transposase, which produces MNLIKWGTQQGKQRFKCQFCGILFTNASLFTKKTNQKVWFQHWVIGRQTIPQISKSSGYSERTLKRMFSYYLSQSPVYAVKPSEKVNLLIDGTYFSKDLCLVLYRDNTIKFTQLYRLTDGEWYDEMKEDLENLLKLGVQIESITCDGHKSLLKAIRKVCKHVTVQRCIIHVQRMCRIWLTMNPKSIAGMELRTIINQLHKIENKEQWGNWVVNLYNWHEKHKEFLDQKSYNFDTGRYWYTHKMVRRSFTVIKKALPDMFHYLDNDRIPKSTNGLESFFGHLKSHITLHRGLSKEHRKSFIRWYLYYKNQRVF; this is translated from the coding sequence TTGAATTTAATCAAATGGGGAACCCAGCAAGGAAAACAACGTTTTAAATGTCAATTTTGCGGTATATTATTCACTAATGCTAGTCTATTTACAAAGAAAACAAATCAAAAAGTTTGGTTTCAGCATTGGGTTATTGGACGACAAACGATACCACAGATAAGCAAATCCAGTGGATACTCTGAGCGGACGCTTAAGCGAATGTTTTCTTATTATCTCTCACAATCCCCTGTATATGCAGTTAAGCCATCAGAGAAGGTTAATTTATTGATAGATGGAACCTACTTCAGTAAAGATCTTTGTTTGGTTCTTTACAGAGATAACACGATAAAATTCACACAGTTGTATCGATTAACTGATGGGGAATGGTATGACGAAATGAAAGAAGACCTGGAAAATCTATTAAAGCTTGGAGTCCAAATAGAAAGTATAACATGCGATGGACATAAATCACTGCTTAAAGCGATTCGTAAAGTATGTAAACATGTAACCGTTCAACGGTGTATTATTCATGTTCAAAGAATGTGTCGTATCTGGCTTACAATGAACCCCAAGAGTATTGCAGGTATGGAACTTAGAACTATTATAAACCAGTTACATAAAATTGAGAATAAAGAGCAATGGGGGAATTGGGTTGTCAACTTATACAACTGGCATGAAAAACATAAGGAATTCTTAGATCAAAAAAGCTACAACTTTGATACTGGAAGGTATTGGTACACTCATAAAATGGTTAGGCGTTCATTTACAGTTATTAAGAAGGCTTTGCCTGATATGTTCCATTATCTGGACAATGACAGAATTCCAAAATCCACAAATGGATTAGAGTCATTTTTTGGACATCTTAAAAGTCACATAACTCTACACCGAGGACTATCCAAAGAACATCGTAAAAGCTTTATAAGATGGTATTTATACTATAAAAACCAAAGAGTTTTCTAA
- a CDS encoding succinate dehydrogenase/fumarate reductase iron-sulfur subunit, giving the protein MDLTLKIWRQKNASAKGKFETYQLKGISPDSSFLEMLDILNQQLIDDNIATPVCFDHDCREGICGMCGLYINGRPHGPDTAVTTCQLHMRKFKDGDTIVIEPWRAKPFPIIRDLVVDRSAFDKIMQAGGYVSVNTGGVPDANAIPIPKRNADTAMDAAACIGCGACVASCKNASAMLFVAAKVSQYANLPQGKVEAKERVKNMVKAMDELGFGNCTNTGACEAECPKEISLSHIARLNREFFVAKIV; this is encoded by the coding sequence ATGGATTTGACACTTAAAATATGGAGGCAAAAAAACGCCTCTGCCAAGGGAAAGTTCGAAACGTATCAACTTAAAGGTATTTCTCCCGATTCGTCTTTTCTCGAAATGCTTGATATCTTAAACCAGCAGCTTATTGACGATAACATTGCCACACCGGTGTGTTTCGATCACGATTGCCGCGAAGGCATTTGTGGCATGTGTGGACTTTATATTAATGGCCGTCCGCATGGACCTGATACAGCAGTTACAACCTGCCAACTTCACATGCGGAAGTTTAAAGATGGCGACACCATTGTCATTGAGCCCTGGAGGGCCAAACCATTTCCGATTATTCGCGACCTGGTAGTCGACCGCAGTGCTTTCGATAAAATCATGCAGGCCGGTGGCTATGTCTCAGTAAATACCGGAGGAGTACCCGATGCAAACGCTATTCCAATACCTAAGCGAAATGCCGATACGGCGATGGATGCCGCAGCTTGCATTGGTTGCGGGGCTTGCGTAGCTTCCTGCAAAAATGCTTCGGCTATGCTTTTTGTGGCTGCAAAGGTATCGCAATACGCCAACCTGCCACAAGGCAAGGTAGAGGCCAAAGAAAGGGTGAAGAATATGGTAAAGGCCATGGACGAACTGGGCTTTGGAAACTGTACCAACACAGGTGCTTGTGAGGCTGAATGCCCCAAAGAAATTTCACTTTCGCACATTGCCCGACTTAACAGAGAATTCTTTGTGGCTAAAATCGTTTAG
- a CDS encoding fumarate reductase/succinate dehydrogenase flavoprotein subunit has protein sequence MTTLNSKIPEGPLADKWKNYKATQRLVNPSNKRKLDIIVVGTGLAGASAAASLSEMGFKVKAFCYQDSPRRAHSIAAQGGINAAKNYQNDGDSVYRLFYDTIKGGDYRSREANVYRLAEVSNSIIDQCVAQGVPFAREYGGLLDNRSFGGAQVSRTFYARGQTGQQLLLGAYSAMMRQVHLGGIELFTRHEMLNLVMVDGKARGIISRDLVSGKIKRHFAHAVVIASGGYGNAFFLSTNAMGSNGSAAWQVYKKGAYFANPAFVQIHPTCIPVHGTFQSKLTLMSESLRNDGRIWVPKKKEDAEAIRSGKLKPTEIAETDRDYYLERRYPAFGNLVPRDVASRAAKERCDAGYGVGSGLAVYLDFSDSIKRLGKDVVEERYGNLFQMYEKIVDENPYETPMMIYPAIHYTMGGTWVDYELMTTIPGLYAIGEANFSDHGSNRLGASALMQGLADGYFVLPYTIQNYLADDILTPRMTTNEPEFVAAEQEIVQRVDRLMSIKGNKSVDYFHKEFGLRLWDLVGMGRNKQGLEQAISDFKQMRDSFWKDVKIPGEKDEFNPELEKAGRVADFIEIGELMARDALMREESCGGHFREEHQTEEGEAKRNDNDFMFVGAWEFKGADKDPQIHKEPLNYEFIKVAQRNYKK, from the coding sequence ATGACAACTTTGAACTCTAAGATACCCGAAGGCCCCCTGGCCGATAAGTGGAAAAACTACAAAGCCACTCAACGTCTGGTGAACCCATCGAACAAACGTAAGCTCGATATTATTGTAGTAGGCACAGGGCTTGCCGGTGCCTCGGCAGCCGCCAGCCTCTCAGAAATGGGTTTTAAGGTAAAAGCCTTTTGTTACCAGGACAGTCCCCGCCGTGCGCACAGTATTGCAGCACAAGGGGGTATCAACGCAGCCAAGAACTACCAGAATGATGGAGACAGTGTCTACCGTCTTTTCTACGATACCATTAAGGGAGGCGACTACCGTTCGCGCGAAGCCAACGTATACCGTCTTGCCGAGGTAAGTAACTCTATTATCGACCAGTGTGTGGCTCAGGGTGTACCCTTTGCCCGCGAATATGGCGGATTGCTCGACAACCGGTCGTTCGGAGGCGCACAGGTATCGCGTACCTTCTATGCCCGAGGCCAGACAGGGCAACAATTGCTGCTCGGTGCCTACAGCGCCATGATGCGCCAGGTGCACCTGGGAGGAATCGAGTTGTTTACCCGCCACGAAATGCTTAACCTGGTTATGGTTGATGGTAAAGCCCGCGGAATTATCTCGCGCGACCTGGTTAGCGGTAAAATAAAACGGCATTTTGCGCACGCTGTGGTTATTGCATCTGGTGGATATGGAAACGCCTTTTTCCTATCGACCAATGCCATGGGATCGAATGGCAGTGCCGCCTGGCAGGTATATAAAAAGGGAGCCTATTTTGCCAACCCTGCTTTTGTGCAGATACACCCTACCTGCATACCTGTGCATGGTACTTTTCAGTCGAAACTCACCCTCATGAGCGAGAGCCTTCGGAACGATGGCCGCATTTGGGTGCCCAAGAAAAAAGAAGATGCTGAAGCCATACGCAGTGGCAAGCTGAAACCTACCGAAATAGCCGAAACCGACCGCGATTATTACCTCGAACGCCGTTACCCTGCCTTTGGTAACTTGGTACCACGCGATGTAGCCTCACGGGCAGCCAAAGAACGCTGCGATGCCGGTTACGGCGTAGGCAGCGGACTGGCCGTTTACCTCGACTTTTCCGACTCCATCAAGCGTTTGGGAAAGGACGTAGTGGAAGAACGCTATGGCAACCTCTTTCAGATGTACGAAAAAATAGTTGACGAGAATCCCTACGAAACTCCCATGATGATTTACCCTGCTATTCACTATACCATGGGTGGCACCTGGGTCGATTACGAACTAATGACTACCATACCTGGGCTTTACGCCATTGGCGAGGCTAACTTTTCCGATCACGGATCTAACAGGCTTGGTGCTTCGGCATTGATGCAAGGCCTGGCCGACGGCTATTTCGTATTGCCTTATACCATTCAGAATTACCTTGCCGATGATATATTAACGCCCCGCATGACAACCAACGAACCTGAGTTTGTGGCTGCTGAGCAGGAAATAGTCCAGCGGGTCGATAGGCTTATGAGCATCAAAGGAAACAAGTCGGTGGACTATTTCCACAAAGAATTCGGACTTCGACTTTGGGACCTGGTGGGCATGGGCCGCAACAAACAAGGACTGGAGCAAGCCATTTCAGACTTTAAACAGATGCGCGATTCGTTCTGGAAAGATGTAAAAATACCTGGTGAAAAGGATGAATTTAATCCGGAATTGGAAAAAGCAGGTCGGGTGGCCGATTTCATCGAAATAGGTGAACTCATGGCCCGCGATGCTCTGATGCGTGAAGAATCCTGCGGCGGCCATTTCCGCGAAGAGCATCAGACCGAAGAAGGAGAAGCCAAGCGCAACGACAACGATTTTATGTTTGTAGGTGCCTGGGAGTTTAAAGGAGCCGACAAAGATCCGCAGATTCACAAAGAGCCACTCAATTATGAGTTTATTAAGGTGGCTCAGCGGAATTATAAAAAATAA
- a CDS encoding succinate dehydrogenase cytochrome b subunit, with product MSNIFYSSIGKKLLMSLMGLFLISFLLVHLGINLLIITQDSFEPFNKAAHFMGTNKVIKIMEFALFGGFILHMVYGAVLSIQNMLSRPVGYKVANNSQLSFFSKYMFHTALVITIFLILHLFDFYIKAKFIGDVGEVVYDGKSYHDLGTLVFTRFKMLGAVVFYLVALLGLGFHLHHGFQSAFQTLGLNHPVYTPIIKGLGLLYTLVVTLGFMAIPVVIYFFK from the coding sequence ATGAGCAACATTTTTTATTCTTCAATTGGCAAGAAGCTGCTTATGTCGCTGATGGGCCTGTTTCTCATCTCGTTTCTGCTTGTTCACCTGGGCATTAACCTGCTGATCATTACACAGGACAGCTTTGAGCCTTTTAACAAAGCAGCCCATTTTATGGGCACCAACAAAGTCATTAAAATAATGGAATTTGCCTTGTTTGGCGGTTTTATCCTGCATATGGTATATGGGGCAGTGTTAAGTATTCAGAACATGCTTTCTCGTCCGGTAGGTTATAAGGTTGCCAATAACTCGCAGCTTTCGTTTTTTTCCAAATACATGTTTCATACAGCCCTTGTCATCACCATTTTCCTGATTTTACACTTGTTCGATTTTTACATCAAGGCAAAATTCATTGGCGATGTGGGCGAAGTAGTTTACGACGGTAAAAGCTACCACGATCTGGGTACGCTCGTCTTTACCCGCTTTAAAATGTTGGGTGCTGTAGTATTCTACCTTGTGGCTTTGCTTGGTTTGGGATTTCACCTTCACCACGGTTTTCAATCGGCTTTTCAAACCCTGGGGCTTAACCATCCGGTATATACCCCTATCATAAAAGGCCTTGGTCTTTTGTATACACTGGTTGTAACATTGGGTTTTATGGCTATTCCGGTGGTAATTTATTTTTTTAAGTAA
- a CDS encoding glycoside hydrolase family 16 protein produces the protein MKRLPIIFAIISMMFLSLHSFANSGKGSAPNDSDSSSSQNSADYNPGPDYYLAWSDEFEATTIDEKNWNFQELKAGHFNDEWQRYTNSPENAYIENGCLVIKAIHESEVHGMDQYTSARLNTANKQAWKYGKIVVRVKLPYGHGLWPAVWMLGTNIDENGGDTPWPQSGEIDILELYGSKNDSVVECNIHYAGADGLHANMGAVSYKNKEGRFADAFHIFELDWDAQKMVWLVDGNEYASTPITADYLSEFHKEFFILLNVAVGNKTAGRPDSESIFPQHMYIDWVRVYQKKK, from the coding sequence ATGAAAAGATTACCAATAATTTTCGCCATTATCTCAATGATGTTTCTTTCGCTTCATTCCTTTGCGAACTCCGGGAAAGGCAGCGCCCCAAATGATTCAGATTCTTCATCTAGCCAAAATAGTGCCGACTATAACCCCGGACCGGATTATTACTTAGCCTGGTCGGATGAGTTTGAGGCTACAACCATCGATGAAAAGAACTGGAATTTTCAGGAATTGAAAGCCGGACATTTCAACGATGAGTGGCAACGTTATACCAACAGCCCTGAAAATGCATATATCGAAAACGGATGCCTTGTTATAAAAGCGATTCACGAAAGTGAAGTACATGGAATGGACCAATATACTTCTGCACGCTTAAATACAGCAAACAAACAGGCATGGAAATATGGTAAGATAGTTGTCCGCGTTAAACTTCCCTATGGCCATGGATTATGGCCAGCTGTTTGGATGCTGGGTACAAATATCGATGAAAATGGAGGCGACACACCCTGGCCTCAATCCGGCGAGATTGATATATTGGAATTATATGGATCCAAAAACGATTCGGTGGTAGAGTGTAATATTCATTATGCCGGTGCAGATGGTTTACATGCGAATATGGGAGCAGTTTCATACAAAAATAAAGAGGGCAGGTTTGCCGATGCGTTCCACATTTTTGAGCTTGATTGGGATGCCCAAAAGATGGTTTGGTTGGTCGATGGCAATGAATATGCTTCTACACCGATTACTGCCGATTACTTGTCGGAGTTTCATAAGGAATTCTTTATTTTGCTGAATGTTGCGGTTGGAAATAAAACCGCCGGACGTCCAGATTCAGAAAGCATATTTCCACAACACATGTACATCGACTGGGTAAGGGTTTATCAGAAAAAGAAATAA
- a CDS encoding alpha-glucosidase C-terminal domain-containing protein: protein MALSLLACGTKPQPKQLEPVTFVKRTATTVDWAKDAVIYEVNLRQYTPEGTIDAFIPHLPRLKELGVDILWLMPIHPIGEKNRKGSLGSYYSVKDYKAVNPDFGTLDDFKTLVEEAHMQGMYVIIDWVANHTSWDNNWITEHPEYYAKDSLGNMYYPADWSDVCQLDYKQQGLHQAMIDALKFWVEETDIDGYRCDVAGMVPVEFWNKARVALDSIKPVFMLAEDEHTYGLMEKAFDMNYAWHMHHIMNQLAKKADSVSALREYFVRYDTIFPPSVIRMNFITNHDENSWNGTEFERMGEGVKTFAVMSFTLPGMPLLYTGQEAGMNKRLEFFEKDQVDWSNESMVPFYQSLTSLKKENEVFWNGAAGGSMQVLDTTHQSVFVFKRAKGEQEVYVVLNLSAENQEIIVPGGMEGAYKEYFSSQTEVMNAGEKLQLEAWAYKVLFKM, encoded by the coding sequence CCTGAGGCAATATACCCCCGAGGGAACCATCGACGCATTTATACCTCACCTGCCTAGGCTAAAGGAGTTGGGAGTAGACATACTGTGGCTGATGCCCATACACCCCATCGGCGAAAAAAACCGCAAAGGAAGCCTGGGAAGCTATTACTCGGTGAAAGATTATAAGGCTGTTAACCCCGATTTTGGCACACTCGACGATTTCAAAACCTTGGTTGAAGAAGCACACATGCAAGGAATGTATGTCATCATCGACTGGGTAGCCAACCATACCTCGTGGGACAACAACTGGATTACCGAACACCCTGAATATTATGCCAAAGATTCGCTGGGCAACATGTACTACCCTGCCGATTGGTCCGACGTGTGCCAGCTCGATTACAAGCAGCAGGGGCTGCATCAGGCTATGATTGATGCTTTGAAATTCTGGGTCGAAGAGACCGATATCGACGGCTACCGCTGCGATGTGGCCGGAATGGTACCCGTAGAGTTCTGGAACAAAGCCCGCGTGGCACTTGATAGCATTAAACCCGTTTTTATGCTGGCCGAAGACGAACATACCTATGGACTCATGGAAAAAGCTTTCGACATGAACTATGCCTGGCACATGCACCATATTATGAATCAGCTGGCTAAAAAAGCCGATAGCGTATCGGCTCTCCGGGAGTATTTTGTACGTTACGATACCATTTTCCCACCATCCGTAATCCGTATGAACTTCATTACCAACCACGACGAGAATTCGTGGAACGGCACCGAATTCGAACGCATGGGTGAGGGAGTAAAAACTTTCGCTGTAATGAGCTTTACCCTTCCTGGCATGCCTTTGCTTTACACCGGACAAGAAGCGGGAATGAACAAAAGACTTGAGTTTTTCGAAAAAGACCAGGTCGACTGGAGTAACGAAAGCATGGTGCCCTTTTATCAATCGCTTACCAGTCTGAAAAAAGAAAATGAGGTATTCTGGAACGGAGCAGCCGGAGGTAGCATGCAGGTGCTTGACACCACCCACCAGAGCGTATTTGTATTTAAGCGGGCGAAAGGAGAACAAGAAGTTTATGTGGTATTGAATCTTTCTGCAGAAAACCAGGAAATAATTGTTCCTGGTGGTATGGAAGGAGCCTACAAGGAGTATTTCAGCTCCCAGACCGAAGTGATGAATGCAGGCGAAAAACTGCAACTCGAAGCCTGGGCCTATAAAGTTCTTTTTAAAATGTAA